Proteins co-encoded in one Oncorhynchus kisutch isolate 150728-3 linkage group LG1, Okis_V2, whole genome shotgun sequence genomic window:
- the LOC109894309 gene encoding C-C chemokine receptor type 7-like has translation MTAVKDTQILVPALLIWTYFETCFSQSEKMTTEFITDYTDYPTDKTDLDYDHWTQQCQKESNRHFRSWFMPTFYSLICFLGLVGNILVIGTYVYFNRLKTGTDVFLLSLSVADLLFVVSLPLWATNSMTEWVLGLFICKAMHTIYKVSFYSGMFLLASISVDRYFAISKAVSAHRHRSMAVFISKVTSVVIWVMALVFSVPEMSYTNISNKTCTPYTAGSDQVRVAIQVSQMVLGFVLPLLIMAFCYGAIVKTLCQARSFEKNKAIKVIFTLVAVFLLCQVPYNLVLLLTTLDAAKGGSKDCLYDNSLLYAADITQCLAFLRCCLNPFVYALIGVKFRRDLLKLLKDLGCMSQERFFQYTCGKRSSAAAMETETTTTFSP, from the exons ATGACCGCTGTCAAAG ATACACAAATCTTAGTACCAGCTCTGCTGATCTGGACCTACTTTGAG ACTTGCTTCTCTCAGAGTGAAAAAATGACTACAGAGTTCATCACTGATTACACTGATTACCCCACAGACAAGACTGACTTGGATTATGATCATTGGACCCAGCAATGCCAGAAGGAATCCAACCGCCACTTCCGCTCCTGGTTCATGCCCACCTTCTACTCCCTCATCTGCTTCCTCGGTCTGGTCGGTAACATCCTGGTGATCGGTACCTACGTCTACTTCAACCGGCTGAAGACCGGGACCGATGTGTTCCTGCTCAGCCTGTCCGTCGCCGACCTGCTGTTTGTCGTGTCGCTGCCCCTCTGGGCGACCAACTCCATGACGGAATGGGTGCTGGGGCTGTTCATCTGCAAGGCCATGCATACCATCTATAAGGTCAGCTTCTACAGCGGCATGTTCCTCCTCGCGTCAATCAGCGTGGACAG GTACTTCGCCATCTCCAAGGCCGTCTCTGCCCACCGCCACCGCTCCATGGCAGTGTTCATTAGCAAGGTGACCTCTGTGGTCATCTGGGTGATGGCGCTGGTCTTTTCTGTGCCCGAGATGTCCTACACCAACATCAGCAACAAGACCTGCACCCCCTACACCGCCGGCTCAGACCAGGTGCGCGTGGCCATCCAGGTGAGCCAGATGGTCTTGGGGTTCGTTCTGCCGCTCCTAATCATGGCCTTTTGTTACGGCGCCATTGTGAAGACCCTGTGCCAGGCCCGGAGCTTTGAGAAGAACAAGGCCATCAAGGTGATCTTCACTTTGGTGGCGGTTTTCCTGCTCTGCCAGGTGCCCTATAATCTGGTACTGCTGCTGACCACTCTCGACGCGGCTAAGGGGGGCAGCAAGGACTGCCTCTATGACAACAGCCTCCTCTACGCCGCTgacatcacccagtgcctggctTTCCTGAGGTGCTGCCTCAACCCCTTTGTGTATGCGCTCATCGGGGTGAAGTTCCGCCGCGACCTCCTGAAGCTGCTGAAGGATCTGGGCTGTATGAGCCAGGAGAGATTTTTCCAGTACACCTGCGGCAAGAGGAGCTCAGCGGCCGCCATGGAAACAGAGACCACAACCACTTTCTCCCCCTAA